A stretch of the Lolium perenne isolate Kyuss_39 chromosome 3, Kyuss_2.0, whole genome shotgun sequence genome encodes the following:
- the LOC127341885 gene encoding uncharacterized protein, with protein MARMREEEISHGRNELMSNADGPYSMPISIRHAMQLQVKAEMLILCEDMTSDHRPKIFKKIEEIPNVKERWFNWTTLRGISFIYHSFNKITCYVQIVSMIKWDVRQPPWSSWSWRSSCRRQVLGGILDGVGGDVLLVLIRDGILREGLAGAVGGNYALRSSY; from the exons ATGGCCAGAATGAGGGAAGAAGAGATCTCACATGGCAGAAATGAACTTATGAG TAATGCTGATGGGCCATACAGCATGCCAATCTCTATCAGGCATGCCATGCAACTCCAAGTTAAGGCAGAGATGTTGATTTTGTGCGAGGACATGACCAGTGACCACCGGCCTAAAATATTCAAGAAAATCGAGGAG ATTCCAAATGTGAAGGAAAGGTGGTTCAATTGGACAACACTGAGGGGAATTAGCTTCATCTATCATTCATTCAACAAGATAACTTGTTACGTACAAATTGTCAGTATGATTAAATG GGATGTGAGGCAGCCTCCTTGGAGCAGTTGGAGTTGGAGGAGCAGCTGCCGACGGCAGGTGCTGGGCGGCATCCTCGATGGTGTCGGCGGTGACGTCTTGTTGGTGTTGATCCGTGATGGTATCCTTCGTGAAGGACTTGCTGGCGCGGTTGGCGGCAACTACGCACTACGGTCTAGCTATTGA